The Tubulanus polymorphus chromosome 4, tnTubPoly1.2, whole genome shotgun sequence genomic interval ATTTAATCTAATAACAAAGAAGAAAactcatatacatgtatttagtcTTTTGTAACAATTTTACTCAGTTACCTCGTActtgatgaattattttcattgtatTTTATGTAATCATTACCTCACCAGAAACACAGGTGCCTTTACATATGGTCTATACTGACAGTATCACCCTGCTGAAAATTGCCAAAATGACCCCTTTTGATGCTGGTGTACCATTTTAACCAACCGGTAAATGGTTGCGATGATTTTATGCCGTGGGTAGCACTCTATTCTCAACcttttaattcactgatatATTTGCCTCCAGCTTAAGCGAGATTGACATCCTCAAAACCATTTGAAGCCTGTGATCTTCCAGTAATGTACTGCTCGAGAGTGGGGCCAAGCCTCGAACGGACACATACATGTAAACAACAACATCAGTGAATAAATCTTGAAAAAATCGTCACCATGTCGCGTTTATACTAAGCCCAAAAAATGAGCAGTACGGTAGTTTCCCTGATCGACCCGACTTAGGTGGCAACTGTCGACCAATCTCAAAAGAGGCACTAAAATCCCACGTGTATTTTATTTCAGCTCAAAGCTATAACTACAGAAAGCGATGAGTAAACTAACTCGCTCGCACTTAGTGAAAAGATCTCGCCTCTTACCTACTCATGACTTAGTACAATCGAATTTGTGTTTCTTTTCTAGATCGAATCAATAATGGAAGCCGGAGGTAAGTGAACCAAACGTTGGTTCAATCAGAGACTATTCAGATACATATGCGCGGACAGTGTCCTCCTTCGTAGTGTACGTACGTTCGTCCGTCTGCTCGATTTGACGTCTACACGAAGACCGATGACACGTACCTCACACATATACACGAAGACCGGTGGCGTCAACTCTACCGCTTACACGAAGACCGATGACGTCGTCATATTTCGTGTGCATCTGTAGTCGTCTATCTGCTGTTCGAATTGTCTTCAGCATCGATCACTTCGTGGATTTTCGGCTTTTCCATCGGTCGCTTCAAAGCGATTTACAACGGCGAAAGTAGATCAACATAACCCATCAAATCATCGGAAAATACTGCCTAAGCAAAGTCTGTGAAAGATCAGATAGTTGCCTACATTCTTTAAATTGTGGGCACATTTTCGCCGCAAAGTTATTTTTAGCTGAGACTTGCTGAATTTGTCTTCGAATATCTTGTTGCTGATGAGCGCTTCGCAGAATTCACAATCCCTACAAAAATGATTCCATTAGTTGTGGCAGGGCAAACAATTGTTTAGCCCGGATTCACATTTTAGTGCGCGACTCGTTCTTGCCTTAGCCAACAAGCTTTACGCAAAATCTCAATCTGGTGAAAACCAGGTACTGGCTATGAAAAATCAAGACATGGTTTTTTGGGTGGTTTTACGGAACTTTCAGTTACAAGCCAGTTCGCTGTATATCCAGAGTACCGACCATAGATCACTTTGATCTAATTTTTAAAGTTCCATGATCTTTCTACGCAGACCCAATGAGATATGATCTTCTCTCtagaaaatatcttttacAGGTATTTGAAAGTTGAGTTAGAAAAATTGATGCCATTAAAATAAGGCCCTGGGCAATAGGTTTCAATCTTTTGCCTAAGACTCATGTTGAATGTTCATATTTCAAACGTAGTCACTAGGGGGTAGCTTTCAACTGCATAGGTATTTTTGGTGATCATCTGACCCGGTAAACACTGATCACCTTTCTGAATTATTGTCATCCAACATCCATTTCATTGCACGAGTCTTCAACTGCATTGCGGTAAGATAATACATAACTCATGATCTGATACTGTGTTCCTGGTAAGATATTCTTAGGATGTATAGACAAGAAGGGGTGATTATTCTACCAGTGACCTAGATAAATCCCTCATTCACTCAAATGAACATGTCTATCCAAGTAGGAACTCTTAACATAATTCAATGTTATGTATGATGGAAGCATTGCGCAAGTTTGAAGTTTGCCGAGGACCTCTTAATAGTTGGGAGACTGATAATGAACAACATCAAAAAGAAGGTTTGCTGGCCCTCCTGCCCCTCCCTCCAGAGCAAAAACCTCCAAATCCATGCTTTTAGCAACCCTAAAGGAGGTCCTCACTCAGAAACAGGAAGGCCATGAGTTCATTATTAGAACCACAATTGAAAACAGCTTttcattcatcttcatttcattaaaaggGACGGATTAAATCTATGATGATTATGTTATGCAATTGAATTTGATCGACAagaattcttttcaacaaTTGCAATGGTTTCATGGTTTAAACAAAAGCCCGGCAACTCGAGCTAGAGTCTAAGAAAACCACTACTACGTGAAATTTTTCACTTTACatctttgattgaaaacttAAGTCAGTCATAGAGGCCAACATCAATAAAATGTCATTCAAAAAGTCATCTCCAAAGTTGTAGATCCCATCTACACACAAGCCTTGCCTTGATCTGTGTCCAAGGACTATATCACTagtttcaatataaatattgattgCCTGAAATTCCCCTACTGCGGCTAAATAGATGATAGACGTCATTTGAATATCAAGAACATCTCATTTCCTGAACTCTTAGCATTGCCACCAACGATCTCTTGTATATGGACTAGTCATATATGAAATGTCATTAGTAGAGGTCTTGCTAGTGAcaaaagtttgtttttcagCCAGTGCCAGAGACTTGCCATACATAACAACAAAAGATGATCGATGAATTGACAAACTTCTGAGTCATGCTAACCACCTATTGCGTTTGCCAACCAATGCGGTATAGTCCCATCAAAAAAAGTTCATGACTGCAAGGCAACCATAGGTTTTAGAGCGCAACTATTGCCTTCTACGGGAATAGACTTGAAGAGCAACTACTGTAGAAACCCTCCTCCTTGGACATCATACACAAATCATCAAGGGATTCTCACACATACTTTTTATATTCCAATCGTGTAATCACTGATTTGTCGTTTGTTTCAGCTAAAATCTGACGAACACCATTTTCGATAGTATATTCATTAGTTTACGTCGTCTTATTTTCAGGTCCAAAAGTCGACCTACAAAAACCTCGGATTCAACCGGAAATCGACGCTATTAATAAGAAAGATGATCCTGTCTTGGGTATGTATAAAACAATACCACTAGGACAGGTTTGCCGCGTatttacctggaaatcagggaattttctgtTCTTGAAAAAAGTCGGGACGCTATTTTGTGATTGCTACATCATGCATGTAATCAAACCATCCATGTGACGCTGTTCATTTactggattcttagcagatcgagTCGGGAGACAATGTCAGAGAATAGATAGGGATAAGtcaggaaaaaagtatttcgAATAAAAGCGGCCACCCTGTAGGAGTTTCAAAAAAGATAAGCGATGAAATTGTaagattgatattttcatgattttcatttcaggccTACGAGGAATCAGAGAATTGTTCGACGCGATGGATTTGAAGAATCCGAAATTCAAATACTTGTGCAACATCTGCAGTTTGTATGATGTGTCGATGGAAGAAATGATGGATCATGTTCGAAGTTTAAGACATCGCATGGGTTTCCTGGTATGTTTCTTACAGGCACAGTATTATTATTCCCTTATGGAGGTCAGGACCAAAAATGTGCTTAAAAACCAGTCCTGTTGGTAATTTAGCAGAATGGAATGGATTTTATTCGGCAAAAGCCACCCTGAAAAATTGTTCTTAACTCCAACCTGTCCAGCCCCTAAATCTGCCCTTGGCAAAGATATCGAAAATTGTGGGTTTAGGTTCTTATAAACTCTGTCTAATCAAAATGAATGGCGTGATTCATGTTTGCAGAAACGTTTTGACCCACGCGGTATAACAACAATGGAGGCCATCGTTAAGTTGTACAACTCATCGGTTGCCAGAGGCTGCAAACCGATGACGTTTCCCGAAGAGATCGAAACCTACATTAAACGAAACGCCGATCGATTCTACCTGAAAGCGGAGGTGGCGGTGGCGTTGAAATGGAGCGATCCGACGCGCAAAGACACCCGTCAAGAATCGAACAACAGCAAACGCACTTCAAGAGGACATAGAGATAGAGATGTAAGAAATTTATCCACAGGGTGGCAATGTACCTGAAACAGGGAAAAGTCCTggaattttctttaaaaaaaaggcagctaattttgtaaaaaaaaaagccAAAAATCCGGAAATTCGTTCAGATTGCTTGATCCCccttaaaatcaaacagtttccgtctatgtcttACATGTTTTactcttttaattgattggattcttaacAGATTAAGTCAGGGAAAATCgacgtgcatgtcagggaaaagtcaggggaaaagcaagtcaaatgaAAGTGGCCAACCTGATTCATTCTTGTATTAGTCGTGCATAAAatggtatttatttattgaattctATATTGTTATAGTCTAAAGATGATTCTCATTCGAAAAATAAAGAATCTAAACATTCTGACAACAAATCTGATAAACCTACACCGAAGAAGGAGAAGGCTGCACCCACGAAGGAGAAGCCCTCACCAAAGGAGAAATCTCTGCCTAAAGGGAAACCAGTGTCGAAGGAGAATGTTGAGAAATCGAATGAAGCCAAAATTGGGATCAAAGATGAAGAAAAGCCTGTGGTGGATATGGTTAAGATTGAGGAAGTTAAGAAAGAAGATGCTGCAAAAGAGTCTACCGACATAGTTGTAATTGAAGCTGACGTTGAGGAGGACAATGAAGAGGAGAATCTGGtaaaagatgaagatgaagatgtGAAATTAAAAGTCGAGCATGAGACACCGGAAAAGCCGTCTGCCGAGAAATCGCCAGCAGGCGGTAAAGATGAGAAGTCGTACGGAAGCGGTAAAGAATCGAAGGAGAGATCACCGGCGAGTAGTAAAGAATCGAGAGAAAAATCCGGCGCTGATCGAAATCGAGGCCGCCGAGACAGCAGACGCGATTCGTCGGGAACCAATCGCTCGTCGTCGAGCAGAGGAGGCCGGTCGGCGACCggtaacaataataatacgaATCGAAGTCGCTGGTCGTCGGAGAGGAGTCAACGACCGCGAAACGATCGCAGTCGTTCGCGCGGCGGAAATCAACGAAACACGACGCACACGTCTGCCGCGAGAAATAATCGTCCAGGTGAGATTATTGTTGATATTTATCATGGATGCCCTTGACCTGGAAATCTCTGCGAATCAGGAAAGTCTAGAaaaaaataaggaaaaactcggggaatttgacaaattttaccaaaaacttCAGGTCAGGTCCTACGAACTGACATTCGATTTCACTTAGTTCACAAATAGTGCAATAACTAGTGTTTGCCCCTGAGTCGCTCACTTGCATGACTATTcagtttctgaaaatactcTTTCGTTACAGCTCAGTCGTTGTTAGATCTGCCTTCGATGACGCCGATGGTTAGGTCGCCGTTGATTCCGATGGTTCCTCAGATGACGGCGTCGGGTCTGGCGTTGATGGCAGCCGCGCAGGCCCAGGCCGCACAAGCGCAAGCCGTTCAACAACAAACCCAGGCGTTGTTACAGATGCCGATGGTTTCGCGATCGGTCGAAATGGGTTCAGTGGCTCAAATTCAAGATAAACTCGAATGTCAAGGCCGACCGATGTTAGGTAAGCATCCGGATTAAGATAAAAGattaatatttcaacattttgaaCTCACTTTATCCAGATATTAGTTTCCGTTGGAATTATGATTTTCCTAATAAGtgttttcattatttggaATAAAATAGGTAATAACCTTCATTTGTGGACGCTTGAACAAGGTTACTGCAGCATACAGTCTTATGTTGCTCTAGCTTCACTTGTGGCTTATCGGGTATATTTTAAACAGGTTTACAGTACATCGTTGAGTTCCAGTACATGAATTCGAACGCATCCCCTACGTACCTGTGTAAAACATGTAACGAGGACGTTACGGCCAACTTCTTGATCGATCACATCAGAAGTATCAATCACAGAATTAATTATCTAGTAAGTTAAAGTTAAgttacaaaatcataatcaGTCCTTACTATTATTATaccttatcattattactactTGTCATTAAATTTTCGTTTATGCCCCCATTCATTATTCTACTTATTGTCATGTTCCATGGATTCcttttgtaattttgtattccttttaattgatgatagaatgaatatcattattttgttttgtccTCTTATTGATCATCTGTCGCAACCAGAATTTAAACGCGTACCCACAAGACCAGTGATGATTGAATTAATGTCGTCTATTCTCTATATAGGTGGCGCATCACGGTCGTCATCATCGTTTGCTGGGACCGTATTTCAGCCACGACGATTTCCGCGGCAAAAGCAACGAAAGCGAAATCATACGTCATCTGATGCAGCTGTCGTTAGAGGTCGATAAATTAGACGGCATCGGCAAATTACGAGTCGAACGAATACCGCCCACTTCGAAATTGTGGAAAAGATCCGATGATGTCGGTACGTACGAGAGAAATTCGAAGGATACTTGCTGTTTAGATTAGTCTGAACTTCAATTCATGCTCCCAAACTTGAGCAAAGAAATTGAGGCGGTGGCCTCAAAAGAAGGAGGTGGCAAAAAATATTGAACCTCACCAATGACTTTAGAATTGTGttctaaaaagaaaacaagaatgaaaaaaattttgataacTTTTTCCCTATAGTCAAAGCATTGGGAGTGGACTATCAAGCCAGTAGTATCATATAAGATACAAGATACCCAGGCCCCTGGGGTCCAGGGCCAAACAAATGCATGCCCATTTCTTAGCTTACTGCCTAATGGACACCTAAATAAATTGGAATTCATGAAACGCTGAagtatgaaatgtttttcagtTATCGGTGGTAAACGCTCTTACAGTAGTTATACTGATGTTGGACCATCTCCGAAACGATCCGTTCAGCCATTGTTGAAAACCCCGCCTCAAAACCGCAGTTGGTAAGTGAACCCACAGGCAGCCAAGTTCTAAAGTAACCGATGTAAACCGACATCTTTACTTCAGTTACAAAACTGCAGTAACAAGGttgttgtttttggttttttcaggAATGAAAGATCAGACAGTACAAGAGGTAAAATGTAATGGAAATATTGATGTTACTAACGAAAGACATTTCAACCCTAATGAGAAAGTAATGAATGCCTTCGTACTGGACAGGCTGGTTTGGTCACTGACGTTGTACACATTGCagaaatttcattcaataaactcaaaaattcataaaaccactaacctggaaatcagggaaaagtcgaGGAATTTTcctacattttctttttcttgaaaCAAATT includes:
- the LOC141903808 gene encoding uncharacterized protein LOC141903808, producing MSSSKESAELANCTVQELKEICVEMNLPVTGRKAQLIERIIEADSTKNQETEQNECAIIDNGASDETEIDENKNDIDDELLEDTDTDAKDDGVDDDVLDTEDVAELAETGEKPKPVGECRLSETSDGITADTGEDFNNEETKCELNDDGIPVGDDLLEVVDDELSAMTEDQFIEKQPSGLSRCRLCNFFSSNSEAFQGHIDSETHKQRFMDTKSGKIDLKKLETFCEVCNYSVPIERFDAHCQRNEKHRLIESIMEAGGPKVDLQKPRIQPEIDAINKKDDPVLGLRGIRELFDAMDLKNPKFKYLCNICSLYDVSMEEMMDHVRSLRHRMGFLKRFDPRGITTMEAIVKLYNSSVARGCKPMTFPEEIETYIKRNADRFYLKAEVAVALKWSDPTRKDTRQESNNSKRTSRGHRDRDSKDDSHSKNKESKHSDNKSDKPTPKKEKAAPTKEKPSPKEKSLPKGKPVSKENVEKSNEAKIGIKDEEKPVVDMVKIEEVKKEDAAKESTDIVVIEADVEEDNEEENLVKDEDEDVKLKVEHETPEKPSAEKSPAGGKDEKSYGSGKESKERSPASSKESREKSGADRNRGRRDSRRDSSGTNRSSSSRGGRSATGNNNNTNRSRWSSERSQRPRNDRSRSRGGNQRNTTHTSAARNNRPAQSLLDLPSMTPMVRSPLIPMVPQMTASGLALMAAAQAQAAQAQAVQQQTQALLQMPMVSRSVEMGSVAQIQDKLECQGRPMLGLQYIVEFQYMNSNASPTYLCKTCNEDVTANFLIDHIRSINHRINYLVAHHGRHHRLLGPYFSHDDFRGKSNESEIIRHLMQLSLEVDKLDGIGKLRVERIPPTSKLWKRSDDVVIGGKRSYSSYTDVGPSPKRSVQPLLKTPPQNRSWNERSDSTRGGTDNHQQQHGRTRDRYDDIDNRFHSSSSSSRRSPSPARYDRRQDDRYDDRQRSHAYSSDQSNLRQAFDKFTQDVGTSEAEMILKISNVVAQSMKNPGADSARIQDQVQNLMRSPRGTSGVPPSLLGPSPREGGLLDTPTRYDSTYSSNRSMAPLLPEPHSSYKRY